A portion of the Rissa tridactyla isolate bRisTri1 chromosome 19, bRisTri1.patW.cur.20221130, whole genome shotgun sequence genome contains these proteins:
- the UBTF gene encoding nucleolar transcription factor 1 isoform X1, whose protein sequence is MNGEAECPADLEMTAPKNQDRWSQEDMLTLLECMKNNLPSNDGSKFKTTESHLDWEKVAFKDFSGEMCKMKWMEISNEVRKFRTLTELIMDAEEHVKNPYKGKKLKKHPDFPKKPLTPYFRFFMEKRAKYAKLHPEMSNLDLTKILSKKYKELPEKKKMKYIQDFQREKQEFERNLARFREDHPDLIQNAKKSDVPEKPKTPQQLWYNHEKKIYLKVRPDVSTATTKEVKESLGKQWSQLSDKKRLKWIHKALEQRKEYEEIMRDYIQKHPELNISEEGITRSTLTKAERQLKDKFDGRPTKPPPNSYSLYCAELMANMKDVPSTERMVLCSQQWKLLSQKEKDAYHKKCDQKKKDYEIELLRFLESLPEEEQQRVLGEEKMLGSNRKGATSPASKKSSPETGKASSEKPKRPISAMFIFSEEKRKQLQEERPELSESELTRLLARMWNDLSEKKKAKYKAREAAMKAQSEKKHGSDKEERGKLPESPKTAEEIWQQSVIGDYLARFKNDRGKALKAMEATWNNMEKKEKLMWIKKAAEDQKRYERELSEMRAPPCSTNSAKKMKFQGEPKKPPMNGYQKFSQELLSNGELNHLPLKERMVEIGSRWQRISQGQKDHYKKLAEEQQKQYKVHLEIWLKSLSPQERAAYKEHTSNKRKSIGKIRGPNPKMKPTMQSKSESEDDDEEEDEEEDEDDDEDDDDDNGDSSEEGGDSSESSSEEESEDGDECECRVSHQSQSFTPVQLKSEYAGWRWGQKPCPCLVLATGQNDEDDEDEDDEDEDDNDSEGSSSSSSSSGDSSDSDSN, encoded by the exons GTGAGGAAGTTTCGGACCCTCACAGAGCTCATTATGGACGCCGAAGAGCATGTGAAGAATCCTTACAAGGGCAAAAAGCTCAAG AAACACCCCGACTTCCCCAAGAAGCCCCTGACTCCCTATTTCCGCTTCTTCATGGAGAAGCGGGCCAAATATGCCAAGCTTCACCCCGAAATGAGCAACCTGGATCTCACCAAGATCCTGTCCAAGAAATACAAGGAGCTTCCCGAGAAGAAAAAG ATGAAATACATTCAGGACTTCCAGCGAGAGAAGCAGGAATTCGAGAGGAACCTGGCGAGGTTCAG GGAAGATCACCCGGATCTCATCCAGAATGCCAAGAAATCCGACGTCCCTGAAAAACCCAAGACCCCCCAGCAGCTGTGGTACAACCACGAGAAGAAGATCTACTTGAAAGTGCGTCCAGATGTGAGTACG GCCACCACGAAGGAGGTGAAAGAGTCGCTGGGCAAGCAGTGGTCTCAACTCTCGGATAAAAAGAGGCTGAAATGGATTCATAAGGCCCTGGAACAGCGGAAGGAGTACGAG GAGATCATGCGGGACTACATCCAGAAGCACCCGGAGCTGAACATCAGTGAAGAGGGCATCACCCGCTCCACCCTCACCAAGGCCGAGCGCCAGCTCAAGGACAAGTTTGATGGCCGACCCACAAAGCCCCCTCC GAATAGCTACTCCCTGTACTGCGCAGAGCTGATGGCCAACATGAAAGACGTGCCCAGCACCGAGCGGATGGTGCTGTGCAGCCAGCAGTGGAAGCTGCTCTCCCAGAAGGAAAAGGACGCGTACCACAAAAAATGTGATCAG aaaaagaaagactACGAGATTGAGCTGCTCCGCTTCCTGGAG AGCCTGCccgaggaggagcagcagcgggtGCTAGGCGAGGAGAAGATGCTGGGCAGCAACCGCAAAGGGGCGACGAGTCCAGCATCCAAAAAGTCCTCACCAGAGACGGGCAAG GCCAGCTCAGAGAAGCCCAAACGGCCCATCTCTGCCATGTTCATCTTCTCGGAGGAGAAGCgaaagcagctgcaggaggagcggCCAGAGCTGTCAGAGAGCGAGCTGACCCGGCTCCTGGCCCGCATGTGGAATGACCTCTCCGAGAAGAAGAAG GCCAAGTACAAGGCGCGGGAGGCGGCGATGAAGGCGCAGTCGGAAAAGAAACACGGCTCAGATAAAGAGGAGCGCGGGAAGCTGCCCGAGTCTCCCAAGACGGCCGAGGAGATCTGGCAACAGAGCGTCATCGGAGACTACCTGGCTCGTTTCAAG AATGACCGGGGGAAGGCGCTGAAGGCCATGGAAGCCACTTGGAACAACAtggagaagaaggagaagctgATGTGGATCAAGAAAGCGGCGGAGGATCAGAAGCGATACGAG AGGGAGCTGAGCGAGATGCGGGCCCCTCCGTGCTCCACCAACTCCGCCAAGAAAATGAAGTTCCAGGGAGAGCCGAAGAAACCTCCTAT GAACGGTTACCAGAAAttctcccaggagctgctgtcGAACGGGGAGCTGAACCACCTCCCGCTGAAGGAGCGGATGGTGGAGATCGGCAGCCGCTGGCAGCGCATCTCCCAGGGCCAGAAGGACCACTACAAAAAACTGGcggaggagcagcagaaacagtaCAAGGTGCACCTCGAAATCTGGCTCAAG AGCCTCTCGCCCCAGGAGCGAGCTGCCTACAAGGAACACACTTCCAAT AAACGCAAGAGCATAGGGAAGATCAGGGGCCCCAACCCCAAGATGAAGCCAACGATGCAGTCCAAGTCG GAGTCAGAGGATGATGACGAGGAGGAAGACGAGGAGGAAGACGAGGACGACGATGAGGACGACGACGATGACAATGGCGACTCATCAGAGGAAGGCGGCGACTCCTCGGAGtccagcagcgaggaggagaGCGAGGACGGGGACGAG TGTGAATGCCGAGTAAGTCACCAGAGTCAAAGTTTTACACCGGTGCAACTGAAATCAGAGTATGCTGGATGGCGCTGGGGCCAGAAACCGTGTCCGTGCCTTGTGCTCGCCACCGGACAG AACGACGAGGATGACGAGGACGAGGATGATGAGGATGAGGACGACAACGACTCggagggcagcagcagctcctcctcctcctcgggggaTTCCTCCGACTCCGACTCCAACTGA
- the UBTF gene encoding nucleolar transcription factor 1 isoform X2, translating to MNGEAECPADLEMTAPKNQDRWSQEDMLTLLECMKNNLPSNDGSKFKTTESHLDWEKVAFKDFSGEMCKMKWMEISNEVRKFRTLTELIMDAEEHVKNPYKGKKLKKHPDFPKKPLTPYFRFFMEKRAKYAKLHPEMSNLDLTKILSKKYKELPEKKKMKYIQDFQREKQEFERNLARFREDHPDLIQNAKKSDVPEKPKTPQQLWYNHEKKIYLKVRPDATTKEVKESLGKQWSQLSDKKRLKWIHKALEQRKEYEEIMRDYIQKHPELNISEEGITRSTLTKAERQLKDKFDGRPTKPPPNSYSLYCAELMANMKDVPSTERMVLCSQQWKLLSQKEKDAYHKKCDQKKKDYEIELLRFLESLPEEEQQRVLGEEKMLGSNRKGATSPASKKSSPETGKASSEKPKRPISAMFIFSEEKRKQLQEERPELSESELTRLLARMWNDLSEKKKAKYKAREAAMKAQSEKKHGSDKEERGKLPESPKTAEEIWQQSVIGDYLARFKNDRGKALKAMEATWNNMEKKEKLMWIKKAAEDQKRYERELSEMRAPPCSTNSAKKMKFQGEPKKPPMNGYQKFSQELLSNGELNHLPLKERMVEIGSRWQRISQGQKDHYKKLAEEQQKQYKVHLEIWLKSLSPQERAAYKEHTSNKRKSIGKIRGPNPKMKPTMQSKSESEDDDEEEDEEEDEDDDEDDDDDNGDSSEEGGDSSESSSEEESEDGDECECRVSHQSQSFTPVQLKSEYAGWRWGQKPCPCLVLATGQNDEDDEDEDDEDEDDNDSEGSSSSSSSSGDSSDSDSN from the exons GTGAGGAAGTTTCGGACCCTCACAGAGCTCATTATGGACGCCGAAGAGCATGTGAAGAATCCTTACAAGGGCAAAAAGCTCAAG AAACACCCCGACTTCCCCAAGAAGCCCCTGACTCCCTATTTCCGCTTCTTCATGGAGAAGCGGGCCAAATATGCCAAGCTTCACCCCGAAATGAGCAACCTGGATCTCACCAAGATCCTGTCCAAGAAATACAAGGAGCTTCCCGAGAAGAAAAAG ATGAAATACATTCAGGACTTCCAGCGAGAGAAGCAGGAATTCGAGAGGAACCTGGCGAGGTTCAG GGAAGATCACCCGGATCTCATCCAGAATGCCAAGAAATCCGACGTCCCTGAAAAACCCAAGACCCCCCAGCAGCTGTGGTACAACCACGAGAAGAAGATCTACTTGAAAGTGCGTCCAGAT GCCACCACGAAGGAGGTGAAAGAGTCGCTGGGCAAGCAGTGGTCTCAACTCTCGGATAAAAAGAGGCTGAAATGGATTCATAAGGCCCTGGAACAGCGGAAGGAGTACGAG GAGATCATGCGGGACTACATCCAGAAGCACCCGGAGCTGAACATCAGTGAAGAGGGCATCACCCGCTCCACCCTCACCAAGGCCGAGCGCCAGCTCAAGGACAAGTTTGATGGCCGACCCACAAAGCCCCCTCC GAATAGCTACTCCCTGTACTGCGCAGAGCTGATGGCCAACATGAAAGACGTGCCCAGCACCGAGCGGATGGTGCTGTGCAGCCAGCAGTGGAAGCTGCTCTCCCAGAAGGAAAAGGACGCGTACCACAAAAAATGTGATCAG aaaaagaaagactACGAGATTGAGCTGCTCCGCTTCCTGGAG AGCCTGCccgaggaggagcagcagcgggtGCTAGGCGAGGAGAAGATGCTGGGCAGCAACCGCAAAGGGGCGACGAGTCCAGCATCCAAAAAGTCCTCACCAGAGACGGGCAAG GCCAGCTCAGAGAAGCCCAAACGGCCCATCTCTGCCATGTTCATCTTCTCGGAGGAGAAGCgaaagcagctgcaggaggagcggCCAGAGCTGTCAGAGAGCGAGCTGACCCGGCTCCTGGCCCGCATGTGGAATGACCTCTCCGAGAAGAAGAAG GCCAAGTACAAGGCGCGGGAGGCGGCGATGAAGGCGCAGTCGGAAAAGAAACACGGCTCAGATAAAGAGGAGCGCGGGAAGCTGCCCGAGTCTCCCAAGACGGCCGAGGAGATCTGGCAACAGAGCGTCATCGGAGACTACCTGGCTCGTTTCAAG AATGACCGGGGGAAGGCGCTGAAGGCCATGGAAGCCACTTGGAACAACAtggagaagaaggagaagctgATGTGGATCAAGAAAGCGGCGGAGGATCAGAAGCGATACGAG AGGGAGCTGAGCGAGATGCGGGCCCCTCCGTGCTCCACCAACTCCGCCAAGAAAATGAAGTTCCAGGGAGAGCCGAAGAAACCTCCTAT GAACGGTTACCAGAAAttctcccaggagctgctgtcGAACGGGGAGCTGAACCACCTCCCGCTGAAGGAGCGGATGGTGGAGATCGGCAGCCGCTGGCAGCGCATCTCCCAGGGCCAGAAGGACCACTACAAAAAACTGGcggaggagcagcagaaacagtaCAAGGTGCACCTCGAAATCTGGCTCAAG AGCCTCTCGCCCCAGGAGCGAGCTGCCTACAAGGAACACACTTCCAAT AAACGCAAGAGCATAGGGAAGATCAGGGGCCCCAACCCCAAGATGAAGCCAACGATGCAGTCCAAGTCG GAGTCAGAGGATGATGACGAGGAGGAAGACGAGGAGGAAGACGAGGACGACGATGAGGACGACGACGATGACAATGGCGACTCATCAGAGGAAGGCGGCGACTCCTCGGAGtccagcagcgaggaggagaGCGAGGACGGGGACGAG TGTGAATGCCGAGTAAGTCACCAGAGTCAAAGTTTTACACCGGTGCAACTGAAATCAGAGTATGCTGGATGGCGCTGGGGCCAGAAACCGTGTCCGTGCCTTGTGCTCGCCACCGGACAG AACGACGAGGATGACGAGGACGAGGATGATGAGGATGAGGACGACAACGACTCggagggcagcagcagctcctcctcctcctcgggggaTTCCTCCGACTCCGACTCCAACTGA